The following coding sequences lie in one Chanos chanos chromosome 4, fChaCha1.1, whole genome shotgun sequence genomic window:
- the kcnk1b gene encoding potassium channel subfamily K member 1b has product MLQSLTSNSCVRLIQSNKSAWYFLFLVLGYILYLIFGAVVFSSVELPYEDLLRQELRTIKRQFLQDNECLSEERLEEFLAKALEASNYGVSILNNASANWNWDFTSALFFASTVLSTTGYGHTAPLSDGGKAFCIIYSVIGIPFTLLFLTAVVQRIMVFSTRRPIMYVHTRWGLSKPMVAIVHACLLASVAVSCFFLIPAAIFSALEEDWNFLESFYFCFISLSTIGLGDYVPGEAFNQKFRELYKLGITVYLLLGLIAMLVVLETFCELQQLKQLRKMFYLKKEKPQDRLAILEQDHLTFTAMTDHVVTPQEEKTEPFVDVPVLTSPGGDDPMIR; this is encoded by the exons ATGTTACAGTCTCTCACAAGCAATTCGTGTGTGCGACTGATCCAGAGCAACAAATCGGCATGGTATTTCTTATTTTTGGTGTTGGGATATATTTTATATCTCATATTCGGTGCTGTCGTATTTTCCTCGGTGGAGCTGCCGTATGAAGACCTCTTGCGCCAGGAACTCAGAACCATCAAAAGACAGTTCCTTCAAGATAACGAATGTTTATCAGAGGAACGCCTTGAAGAATTCTTAGCCAAAGCATTGGAGGCCAGTAACTATGGAGTGTCCATCCTCAACAACGCTTCAGCAAACTGGAATTGGGATTTCACCTCAGCGCTGTTTTTCGCCAGCACCGTGTTATCAACGACAG gatacGGTCATACAGCCCCACTGTCCGACGGTGGGAAGGCCTTCTGCATCATCTACTCTGTGATTGGCATTCCattcaccctcctcttcctcacggCCGTGGTTCAGAGGATCATGGTCTTCAGTACTCGGCGACCCAtaatgtatgtgcacacacgctGGGGTCTATCCAAGCCCATGGTGGCCATCGTCCACGCCTGCCTGCTGGCCTCCGTTGCGGTGTCCTGCTTCTTCCTCATCCCCGCTGCTATTTTCTCTGCTCTGGAGGAAGACTGGAATTTCCTGGAATCTTTCTACTTCTGTTTCATTTCCCTCAGCACCATCGGCCTCGGAGACTATGTGCCTGGAGAGGCCTTCAACCAGAAGTTTCGCGAGCTTTACAAATTGGGCATTACAG TCTATCTCCTCCTGGGTCTCATTGCCATGCTGGTGGTTCTGGAGACGTTCTGTGAGTTGCAGCAGCTGAAGCAGCTGAGGAAGATGTTCTATCTGAAGAAGGAGAAGCCTCAGGACCGACTGGCTATACTGGAGCAAGACCACCTGACCTTCACCGCCATGACTGACCACGTCGTCACACCTCAGGAGGAGAAAACCGAGCCCTTTGTGGATGTCCCTGTCCTGACCTCTCCTGGAGGAGACGATCCTATGatcagataa